DNA from Malus sylvestris chromosome 11, drMalSylv7.2, whole genome shotgun sequence:
acatcaacaaccacatcatttaatttaaaaaatttgatctcttCAGCATTAACCGGGCCCAATTGAGCTGGAGATGACAaagtacacattccgagatagTTAAAATTGGTCATGGCTTGCTTACAGTACGCTCCCATCTCATGGCTGCCATGTTAAAGAGGAGCTAATAAAATTATCTTTTTGTTAAGTTGCAATTCTTCGAAATCGGGGTCTCTCTTTCTAGACGGATATTGGACCACCATGGCTTATGGATTTGTATCTTTGATGAGCATTTTATTTCTAATTAATGTTGTTTTAGCATGTGTGAcactctttttttaatttttatttatttttttaatttttttatacctaAATTTTGTCCATGCAGTTTTTCTTGAGTAAAGTTTTGATGAGTCGACTCTTTTACAAGTCGTTTGATAATGCTGTATATGTTTTTTGGTACGGAATCATATTTAGCCTTTGAAAAATTGAGGGCTAATGAATTTTTCGAAAGGGAAATGATTTTCAAGTTTCATTATCTCTTCTtacaacatttttaattttatttttaagccTTGAATTGAACAAATAAAAGAGGATCAATTTATAGAAATTAACATGGGTATGTAGAACTATAAATTTTTAATGAGTCTgtgaaaattattttcttataccgaagttttttttttttttttttttggattctcaagtgaatttcataaatttcttaaaataaaaagtagaaaAGCACAAATAACAAACTTCCATGCAGGAAATATTAAAGCTtgtgtgaaaatgtttttaaaatgactaaaaatgtaaatgaatcttGTAAGCACTTttagaatataaaaatatttttatcaaaaacattttctaacttatttcaaaaacattttcaaacgAAACCCTTAGATATCACGATTATTTTAACTTATACTCTCTAGGCATTACCAAATATAATTGAAAGTACAACAAGGAGCTCTCAAATCAAATGTTCACAAAACCAAGATCTTCTTTGGGTCCCAAAATGTTCTACACAAATAATTCCAAATATtttattggaaaagaaaaaggtaataattaatacaatataattgcggaaaataaaagaaaaatacaaaagctCAGCCCATTTTTCCTCACTCGATATTTGGCCTAAAAAGCCCCTCCACTGATGGACGCATCAAACTTGTCGTTACTTGTGGGCCCTCCAGATCACTCAACGGTCGGATCTTCACAAattcaaattgttttctttccCAAATTCCAAGGACCGACGACCACATGATTTCTTCTGAGCAAATGACATTTTGACTTCCATCTTTGGTCGTTATTACTAACAAAGTATCAAGAGAAAAATTATACTGTAATAATTATTTCGATGTAAATTTAATGGAATACATTACATTTCGATGATCGAATCGATGTATGATATTTATTGTTTTAACATGCTTTCTTATTAAAGAAACATGATTTACGAAATAATACAGTCAGATTTGATGCTATATAATTGTATTTTGTTGAGTTTGAATTTTACAGTTGAATGTACGTTGAAGAATtcctaaaatattataatatattgcTTATATTAACGCCTTAAGAGGTTAGTTTGAACTGCTTAAAATACAATGTAACTATACACTGATGTATGGTAGAACGACTCTTTAaaagctttttagccaaaatggtatctgaaatttgcataactcttcactttggtcattgagatttgaaataAATAGAAATGTTCATGAGTTTGTCcattatcaatcattttggtattTCCTTGAAAAATCTCAATTAAATAAAGATCAAATGCCAAAAACATCGtcattttttgtcaaatcattttggtttattgtttattaaattgagagtatttttatcatttagtCCTTAATTTTtcaaggaataaccaaaataattgataatAGACAAActtagggaccacttttattgatttcaaatctcaaggactAAAGTGATGatttatgcaaatctcaatgactattttggctaaaaaaaaccctctttaaatttattatgAGATCCTACGATCAAATATTTTAGTTCTTCGATCCAATTATGAATTACTTCGTCCATTCAAGTGGGGAAATTAACATGAAAAGTGATAAATTTAAGCATATGAGGAAATTGGCACGTTTTAAAAGATTGTAAAAATTTGCATATGACATTTTATCGTCGTGAGCAAAAAATCATGCAAATGCACTCTGGTATGGATTCGATCCTCCACTGTTTTCCCTCCTTCTAATAACTAATTATTTAATTAGTAACGTTATCGTttgtgaaaaaagaaaaaaattatcatattatCAATGCTTAATTGTGATGTAATTGAATGATGTTAACCATTGACTTGAATGAATTCATAGTCAAGATTTGTGTCGCCAAAAAATACCGAAAGCCAAAGTGGTACAGTGGCACATTTGTTATTACTATAAACTAGGAGGTCAAAGTCACCAAACGCTGGAGATAAAGTGAAATTTCAAACGAGTGGCCGTTTGAACTTCGAAAATAAGTTGGAACTTCAAAAACCCTCGCACCATCTCTTCAATGCGATTCAAAGCAACCTCAGATTCTCACACTGCGACTGAGAtttgtactctctctctctctctctaccccaACAGCAAAAGTCTCAGCATTTCGGAGACACCCAAAAGATTTTACAGTGCAGAGAGAAACACAGAGAAGGGGAGATGACAGGGCTTGTGATGCTGACGAGGGGCGGCGGCTGCGGAGGCGGAGGTGGCGGAAATGGGAAAGGAGCAAAAGGAGCTAACAAGAGCTCAGAAGAAGAGCAGAACCAGATCTCTCTGGCTGCTCTTCTGTTAGCTGCTGTGAGGAAATCCATGGTAGCCTGCCGTGTCGAAAGAGGCGAAGAAGTCATCTCCGCCGTCCACAACATGGAGATCGGGTGGCCCACGAACGTCCAGCACGTTACCCATGTCACATTCGATCGGTTCAATGGGTTTCTGGGCCTTCCGGTGGAGTTCGAGGTTGAGGTTCCAGGCAGAGTTCCCAGTGCTAGGTAAGTAAAgttcttgtttttggtttttgggtaGTCCGAGGTTTACGAAATTCGACATGGGTTTCTCTTAGGATGTTCAAATTATTGTTCTTTATGATGTTTTTATAAATCTTGGAGAATTAAAGTAAGTGGCTTGATGAACGTGTATTTGAGTTTTGAGCTCTTTTAGCTCTCGTCTTTCGACAAGGCGACattctaaactactctaatctAACTCGAAGAAAGTAGCGCATTTCCTTAGCCAATTGGCGTAACTCACATAGTCAGCTCAATTAACTCTTTATGCTTCTTATGTGGGGTTTTGAGGTCGAGGAAGATGCTTGGTTTCGAAGAAATTGTAGTGCCAGGCAAGGGTTTAAACTTGACCAAACTGTTTTATTACATCGAGTGTGTCCTACTGTAGTAGTTATCTTCAGTAGCCATTCAatgaaaattgttcaaaaatgtGCAATTTTTGTTTCAGTAGTTTCCCAACCCGCGATTaccccaaggactagatgggaTTATAATCGTGTTCCGGTATCCTATTTTTCAAAGCGTCTAAAAGTTCTAATGTTAGGCTATACGGGAGTTAGATGTTCCGATTGAGGTAACAAAGGGAAGTAGAAGTTCATTGTGATTTATTTCTGTGTGTTTAATGCGTTGTCTAACTTGTAAATTGTCTAATTTTACAGTGCAAGCGTGTTCGGGGTCTCAGCGGAGTCAATGCAGTTGTCTTTTGATTCAAAAGGGAATAGTGTCCCTACTATTCTCTTGCTGATGCAGGAGAGATTATACTCACAAGAAGGATTGAAGGTAAGAAATTTTTTGTGCATTTGTGAATTTCGTATTTCGGTTCTTTTATCCTTATCAGTCTTCTTACTGGTCCTTTTGGAAGTTTCAGGCAGAAGGAATATTTCGTATAAACCCCGAGAACAGCCATGAAGAGCTTGTGAGAAGCCAATTGAACAGGGGAATTGTGCCTGATGACATTGATGTCCATTGTTTGGCAGGCCTAATCAAAGCCTGGTTTCGAGAACTTCCTTCGGGAATACTAGATGGACTGTCTCCTGAAGAAGTTCTTCAATGCAACACGGAAGAGGAATCCGTTGAGCTTGTGAAGCAATTAAAGCCAACCGAGACCGCATTGCTCAACTGGGCAGTCAATCTGATGGCTGATgttgttgaggaagaagaactCAACAAAATGAATGCGCGAAACATCGCTATGGTTTTCGCTCCAAACATGACTCAGGTAATTTAAAACAGcagaaaatatgttttttttgccTAGTATTGCTCAATGATTAAGGTTGATCAATTAACCCCTTTTTGCAAATTCTTTCCCCACCAGATGTCTGATCCTCTGACGGCTTTAATGCACGCTGTTCAAGTAATGAATTTGCTAAAGACACTGATTATGAAGACGCTAAGAGAGCGTGAAGAAAACGATGAAACTGGAGGATATTCACCAATGTCATCTTGTTCATCTGATCATCAAACCGACGAAGACTCTGATGATAGTCAGCAGGAAATGGATACTAGATCTGAATTGGAGGGTCCAACATCAGACTATGATGAAAACGCGCACTCCATCCACAGCagcgaagatgaagatgaagtcCGATCAGTAAGTGAGATAGAAGAGCGTTTTTTAAGGCACTTAGGGGAGAACAAAACTGCCGGAAACAGCTTGGTGGTGGCAGATCAACCAACAGGCGAGTTGTGCGGGGAATATCTGAGCCCTCAAAGTTGCTTGAGCTTCAACATGGACTCTGGCACATCGTTTTGTGACAGCAAAAATGGGAACTCCGCCCTCAGTACTACGAGTGATGGGGAAGCCTCATCAGGGAAATGTATGGCAGCTGAGGAAACTAATGTTCAAATGGAGAGCCCTTCGTCAGCTTCGAGTTCAAACAGGATTAAAATAGAGACAGTGGACAGATGAGCGGAGTCTAATTCACCAGCGCTTCATTTTCGCATACTTTCTCTAGAGATTTAGTTTGCTTTCCACAGTCAAGTTTCTTCTGTATATTATATAATGGTTTGTGAGATGATTTAGTTGAACCAAGCTTGGGAAAGCTTGCTTGTCGTTTGAATTGTGACTTGTTTAGCAAGTTAGGGTACAGCTTTGGGCTGAACTTATGCTGGATTTGCAGTAGAATTAGGACCGTTACGGTTAGGAACTCTAACCTCTCTCTTTCATGTTCTGGATAGTTTGTGTGGAAGTCTGTTGTTGAAATCATGGGGAGATTGAATCATAATTTCTGAAATTCTGCTTGTTATGTGTTTTTGTAGTATCCTGATGTTCCTGTAGTTCATAATATGCATAATGAAACCTTTTCGTGCATTCGAAATTTTATATATTCCCGGAAAATTTTATCATACAACGTATAGCATACATCAGTGTTTGTATCCCATTATATGCATAATGAAACCTTTTCGTgcattcaaaattttatatattcCCATAAAATTTTATCATACAACAATGTATAACATACATCAGTGTTTGTATCCCATTATATTGGACACGTCCACATTTTCCTCTTAAAAATAGAATAATAATTACTGTTAGATCTGTAATGTACATTAGACATTGTTGTATGTCGTACGTATATTATCCGTagatatttggaaagaaaattaaacaaatatatgGAATTAGCCTTTTCTTTTGAACATGTAATTTGTTGAACAACTGCTGTATCTACCACTAGaccttaaaatatatattttactttGAAGAAAGTGGAAAGCAATCTCATCAGAAAACCACTGCTTTTTGAGCTACATATATCCATCCGAATCCAGTTCGCATTTTCAACAGTGTGTCAACTTCTTTTTTGTAAAACATAAACTTCATTGGTAGAAGAAAATGTTACAAGAAATAAACATAAAGATAAATTGCAATTAGGTCAAATAAGCAAAAAAGTCCAAGCAAATCACATGATGATCCAATTAGACTCAATCCGTTGACACAAGTCATCACCACCACAGCCACCATGCATTTCGCAATTTCATCATTCGAGTAAGTGGATTCACCGTCAGCACCCACAAAAACCAAACGTACAAATATAATGCCAATCTAATAGAACTGGAGAGAGAGATGATGAGAACAATTATGTCTTCATATGTCTGAATCTGTTATGTACAATTGCAATATCATTTAAAATACaggaattattttttttaaacacaaaTCCTTCCGTAATTTGCGAAACCTGCTTTTTATATCCAAGCTTAATTTTCCCCTTCCACTCcactttttgaagaaaaaagagaaaacaaagtTGAAAAAATTGATGACTCAGAAATTAAGCAAAGTCTCATGAGGCCAAGCAAGTTTCCCAAAATAGCCTGCTCTTCTCCACCTCATTCAACAACTCAAACTCTTTGGTTGAATCAACGGACACAGTTGATTTCAGCTGGTGTCCCCCCATCAATGGCATACCAACATTTTCCCCACTCCTCCATCTTTGATGATGATCATAAACTGATGaacattcttcttcttcgtcctcctcctcatcgTTGCCACGATCATCGTCATCGcgaccatgatcatcaagatcATTGAGCACATCATCAGCAATAGGGTTCCGATCAAACGAATCGTAACTGCACGATTGAGCATCATCCTCATCAGCCATAGACAACATGGGATGATCATCATCTGATGATACTGCATCAGCCTCAGAATCACCAGTTGCTTCAAACAACATGAAAGAAGACACATCCATaacgttcttcttcttcttctgcatcGTCGTTGCGTCGAAAATGTCGTCCTTCACGTTCGCCTCCACATGAAACCATGAATTATGAATCATATTCGAAACATGAAGAGTAAGTTTACTCCCTTTAAGGCTGTGCAAAAGTAGGGTAAAGGCCTATATATATTACAGAGAAACGTAGGCTGTCTTGTTTTGACACTCAAAAGTCCTGCGGCCCTATCTTACCTGGTCGATCTGGGTCGCCTTGGAATAATAATAttacttaattttaattaaaaaatcatggaaaaattataataaaaaataaatggaaaagAGAGTACTTTTTGAAAAAGACCTGCATATATACTAGAATATAAACCATGTGAATTGGCTGGCTGGCTTCTAGAAGAAAACGAAATACAACTAAGCTTTTGTCTGCTAAAAATGGCCAACAGAATTGACCTAATCTTCCAGAAGGAGGGAACAGTTTAACCCTAGTTGGCTTCTACGTGTCTGAAACGTAGGCTGCCTAATTTCATCAACTTGATTTACTGAGTCTGTGCACATGCATGGTTCTGAAATGTTCTAGTATGTTTTAGAGCACTAAATATAAACGTTGTTTCTCTTGCATTTGCTTTTACTGGTAGTGCGGGAGAGATTTTTTGCTACACGATTTGGTATACCAAGTCTCTTACgtgtttttggaattttttttccaGGAGGTTATAAGTGAAGTTTTCTTTTGCGTTTTACCATAGATTAATTTTTTACTATTGTTAGTCGACACAATCCCTAAAAACTATTAAGGAAATTGTTGGTCAAGACTCAAGTTTCTTTCTATGACGTGTTAGTACTGGACCTTCTAGCAAACAGTTTTAATTTAGTTGACAAACCTAATGAAGACTTCATCAATAAGTCAAGATTAAATAAACAATTTTTGCAGTTGTTTGTTTACCACTCAGACATGTCAAGCTTGAGTTGAAGAAGAGAAAcgaaaaaaaacagaaatgaCTCATTTGCATGGGGTTGTTTATTTCAAATGATCAAATCTATTTACAATTTGCGTACATCTAGTTATGTGAAATACATTCAGTTCAACGTTAATTTTCTAGTTTTTTGGCAAAAAATTAGCcttgttaattaaaaaaaaaaacaataccaaCAAAAATCGAACCTTATATCACTAAGTATGATTGGGtgtatgaatcctaaaacgtcAATGCACTCATTTTTGTGCCAAATCTTCCTTGTTTATCAAGTCTGAATTTTTCCTATCAAATTTCTTTCACTTTCTAATCATGAGTAATTAGGTAACTTTAACTTTAACACACGTAATTCCGTAGAATAATCACCAAAGATGAGTCAAAacctacaatttttttttgggtcaaatcaAAACCTACATATTTCGGTGGCCACGTTTGGATGTTTCAAATATATGTGTGGATAGATGATGAACTTTCCTACTTAATTAAGAAAACGTGTCCGGCCGGGAAAATGAAATAGCACTACAAGGATTTTTCTgcataaatttaaaaaagaaagtcGACCAAGAAAAGTTTGTAGCCTGATAATTATGAGTGATGGCTAACACTTCCAACATCTCTATCCAATAAGATTAAAACATGcgtatatatgtgtgtggagttcttctgctttttttttgttttttgcgtCATATCTGTGCCTGGTATATTTGGGTTACACGTATTTTATtgacttaatttatttttaatttttaaactttttatatGTTGAAGAGTTAACATTGTTAAGTGCAGTTTAAATGTATGGACTAGCATTAACAAATAAGATAAGCATAGAGAGGCCACAAAGAGTTTTGGGTGTTCATATTCCATAAATTAAGTGTCAATTATAAGACGGAGATCCTCTTGGACTTATCTAATTAATTCACTTGATTAATTTTGATGTTACttgtaattatatattaatttagtGAAATTCTTGGACAAAAATGAGGTTGGTGATTGTTGAAACTGAGCTATACCAAGTCTAAGttttaaaatatgttaataaaaataattttacgtGTTATCGTTTGAGAAAAATAACAAAGCTGAAATTTCACGtgttatatattaattttgatgTTATAATTTGATCATTGTCAAATTAACTTTCTTCAAGAGATAAATACGTATATACCAAAACCCTTACTTCCATTTCCTGCAAGATTTGTCAAATTGATTTGTTGGGAAAGGAACACAGCAGAAACAACAACCATGATCATCGGTCACTCCTTCATGTCAGTTGGGGCATTGATGTAACCTACCATTCATCAATATTATTATAATTTCCACGATATTCCAAATTTGATGACTGGGAGTTAAGTCATAATTTCAAATTCAAGCTGTTAACATCTTTACACAAAAGGAAATTTGGCATACAAGCTACCGACAGAATTTTACTTCCCTGAAAAATTGTAGTAAATTTTTTCTTTGCAACTAACGATTAAACCCAATTAAACAACCCAACTCACAACTTAAAACACGGAAGTCtcgtttggaagtacttttaaaatagctgaaagtgtttttgtgtaaaaaatgtttggaaccaattcttagtaaagcATGTGAATCttggaaaaacacttgaagtgctcCTTGCAAGAGGCCCCAGTTATGTGCTCGcatgaagcactttaagtgctttaaaactcaaaaatattttctctaaaaccgtttttagtcattttaaaagcacttccaaacgagtACATAAACTTTGCTCTGAGTTGTTAGAGAAAGTTACTAAGAGTTTCTACGTAACTTAATAACATTTTAAGTCCCTACTAGtaatattctataaaaggacaaACCTCTAATAGGTCATTAATTAGCTAATAAACTTAATATACACTATAATGGTTGGCCTCCAGAGGACCACACAGCAACTAGTTGCATGTTAATTAGACTAAAATTAAGGTTAGTATATATACTTATTAATCAGTgccctcttttccttttttttattggagTACTCAGTCTTCTCTGCTCAGCTGTGCTAGGATATATATTTATTAGAAGTCTGCTTTATTTATTAGTGTTCAAGCGTGTGACACCAAAGTCTCATATTCCCATGAACAATAATGCAGACGGCATTAGGGTTTGGAATAGGTCCAACTTCAGAGCTCGGTCATGATAACACtgcattacatatatatatatatatattttaaatttatttatttatatagagTCCTCTTTCACTGAGGAATTCCTAAAATAATTATTTGAGAAACACCTTGTGCGTTCTTTTTGTCACTTTTCTCAACGATCCAAATTGTCTATATTTTagtatattatttatatatggCGTTCATTTTGGAACCAAATATTAGAACACAAGTGGTTAAatatttgaaggaaaaaaaaaagtttaaccaTTAgatattaaggaaaactaatgaaaagggcttgaaaactttgagttttaatgataaggacaaaataaagggtaaaataaatagtaccaggattgactttttagtgtaaaaatgtggtttttcgttaaagtgaacagtaccgggtgctttttgttaaagttccctagatATTATGATACTTGATGTACTGAGTCGACTTCTTGGTCCACTGAAAAATATTTCATCATAATGTGGGTTATTAGTGAagtttccttttgcttttttaCTATAGATTCATTTCTCACTATTGTTAATTAGTTGACAGTACAATCCCAAAAAACTATTGAGGAAATTGTTGGTCAAAACTCTCAAAACTCAATTCTTTCTATGACCTGCTAGCATCACCTAATGGAAAATAAACCatttttgcatttgtttgtttacgACTCAGACATGTCAAGCTTGAATTGAATGAGAAAACGAAAGAACACAGAAATGACTCGTTTGCTTAGAGTTGattatttcaaattcatttacaaaTTGCGTTACGTTTAGTTATTTGAAATACGTTCAGTACGAGAtgttaattttctaatttttatagCAAATTTTTAGCCTTGTTTATCaaatctaaattttttatcgAATTTCTTTCACTTTCTAAT
Protein-coding regions in this window:
- the LOC126591105 gene encoding rho GTPase-activating protein 2, with the protein product MTGLVMLTRGGGCGGGGGGNGKGAKGANKSSEEEQNQISLAALLLAAVRKSMVACRVERGEEVISAVHNMEIGWPTNVQHVTHVTFDRFNGFLGLPVEFEVEVPGRVPSASASVFGVSAESMQLSFDSKGNSVPTILLLMQERLYSQEGLKAEGIFRINPENSHEELVRSQLNRGIVPDDIDVHCLAGLIKAWFRELPSGILDGLSPEEVLQCNTEEESVELVKQLKPTETALLNWAVNLMADVVEEEELNKMNARNIAMVFAPNMTQMSDPLTALMHAVQVMNLLKTLIMKTLREREENDETGGYSPMSSCSSDHQTDEDSDDSQQEMDTRSELEGPTSDYDENAHSIHSSEDEDEVRSVSEIEERFLRHLGENKTAGNSLVVADQPTGELCGEYLSPQSCLSFNMDSGTSFCDSKNGNSALSTTSDGEASSGKCMAAEETNVQMESPSSASSSNRIKIETVDR
- the LOC126590496 gene encoding uncharacterized protein LOC126590496, which codes for MIHNSWFHVEANVKDDIFDATTMQKKKKNVMDVSSFMLFEATGDSEADAVSSDDDHPMLSMADEDDAQSCSYDSFDRNPIADDVLNDLDDHGRDDDDRGNDEEEDEEEECSSVYDHHQRWRSGENVGMPLMGGHQLKSTVSVDSTKEFELLNEVEKSRLFWETCLAS